The sequence below is a genomic window from Ottowia sp. SB7-C50.
GACCAGGACGTGTTCGTCAACGCCGTGGGCGGCGTGCGCATCAGCGAGCCGGCGGCCGACCTGGCGGTGATGCTGGCCATCACCAGCAGCCTGCGGGGCAAGGCTTTACCGAAGGGCTTCATCGCCTTTGGTGAAGTCGGCCTGGCCGGCGAAGTGCGCCCCGCGCCGCGCGGGCAGGAGCGGCTGAAGGAGGCCGCCAAGCTCGGCTTTTCCGTCGCCGTGGTGCCCAAGGCCAATGCCCCGAAGAAGGCGGACAAGGCGTTCGAGGGCTTGACGATCCACGCCGTCGAGCGCGTGGATGAGGCGATGGCGCTGGTGCGCGGGCTGGACTGACGCCGCCACACGCGACAATCGCCCCATGACCTGGCAACGCATTCTCACTCTCTTGGCGGCCATTGCACTGGGCGCGGGCGCCTGGCGCGCCGGCGGCTGGTCGGGGCTGGCCCTGCTCGGCAGCGCACTGGTCCTGTGGTTCATGCTGTACTACACGCGCCTCATCAACGTGATGAAGCGCGCGGCCGACCAGCCGATCGGCTATGTCGGCAGCGCGGTCATGCTCAACGCCAAGCTGAAGAAAGGCCAGGCGTTGCTGCACGTGGTGGCGCTCACCCGGTCGCTGGGCGAACGCCTGTCGCCCGAAGGTACGCAGCCCGAGCGCTACCGCTGGACCGACCCGGGCGCATCGTCCGTGACGGCCGAATTCGACGGTGGCAAGCTGACGGGCTGGCAGCTGGATCGGCCCGCCGCGCCAGCGCCAGCGCCCGGCGGCGAGGCATAAAATCCATGCCTTGCGCCCGCGCCGGGCGGGCTGCGGCCTGACCCGGGCACCCTTCCTGTCCACCGCTGACTTCCAGGAACCTTCATGAGCACTGCCCCCCCTTTCCATGGCCGACCGCGACGGCAAGATCTGGCTCGACGGCCAGCTGGTCGACTGGCGCGACGCGAAGATCCACGTGCTGACGCACACGCTGCACTACGGCTGCGGCGCGTTCGAGGGCGTGCGTGCCTACAACACCGTCAACGGCACCGCCATCTTCCGCCTGCAGGAACACACGCAGCGCCTGTTCAACAGCGCCAAGATCCTGCGCATGAAGATGCCCTTCACGCAGGACGAAGTGAATGAGGCGCAGAAGGAAGTGGTGCGCGCCAACCAGCTGGAAAGCTGCTACATCCGCCCGCTGGTGTGGATCGGCTCCGAAAAGCTGGGCGTCAGCCCCAAGGGCAACACCATCCACGTGATGGCGGCCGCCTGGGCCTGGGGCGCGTACCTGGGCGAAGAAGGGCTGAAGCGCGGCATTCGCGTCAAGACCAGCAGCTACACGCGCCACCACGTCAACATCACCATGACGCAGGCCAAGGCGGTCAGCAACTACAGCAACTCGATCCTGGCCAACATGGAAGCGCTGGACGACGGCTACGACGAGGCGCTGCTGCTCGACTCGGCCGGCTTCGTCAGCGAAGGCGCGGGCGAAAACGTGTTCCTCATCAAGGACGGCGTGGTCTACACGCCCGACCTGTCGGCCGGCGCGCTGAACGGCATCACCCGCAACACGGTGCTGCACATCTGCAAGGACCTGGGGATCGAGCTGGTGCAAAAGCGCATCACGCGCGACGAGTGCTACATCGCCGACGAGATGTTCTTCACCGGCACCGCGGCCGAGGTGACGCCGATCCGCGAACTGGACCGCGTGCAGATCGGCGAAGGCCAGCGCGGCCCGGTCACCGAAAAGATCCAGAGCGCCTTCTTCGACATCGTGAACGGCCGCAACCCCAAATACGCTTCGTGGCTCACCAAGGTCTGAGCGGCACAGGAGAACATGGCATGACTACGCAAGCACAAGCGGTCGAACTGCTGGCCAAGGACTTGACGCCCAACGGTGAAACCTACTGCCCCAACCCCAAGGCGGGCATGAAGATCTGGAACACGCACCCGCGCGTGTTTCTCGACCTGTCGCACGGCCAAGCCAAGTGCCCGTACTGCGGCACCGTGTACCAGTTGAAAGCGGGCGAGGCGCTGGGCCACGCCCACTGACCTGACTGAAACGCGCGGGCCGCGTCAGGCCCGCACGTCGGGCAGCACGTCCGGCCACACCGGCTCGGCCTCGGTCGACAGCCGCTGGTACACCAGCACGATGAACCACAGCGTGAGGCCGATGGCGGCGTCGCGCAATGCCGAGTTGGTCGCCATCGCCATCAGCATGGCCAGCAGCGCCACCACGGCCATGCGCCCGCGCTTGTCGTGGCGCCGCCAGGCCGCAGGCAGGCCGGCCGCCACCATCAAAAACAGCGCGATCGCGCCCGGCACCCCCGTCTGCGCGCCCATCCACAGAAAGTCGTTGTGCGGCATGTTGACGCTGGCCAGCGGCCCCTGCACGCGGCGCTTCCATTCGGTGCTCCAGCCGCCGATGCCCCAGCCGGTAAGTGGGCGCTGGCCGATCATGTCCAGCGTCTCGCTGTACATCCGGAAGCGGATGCCCCAGCTGCTGGTCATGTTGACGGCCTGGCCCTCGTAGGCGTTGACCACTTCATGCGCGCCCAGCACCAGCCGGTCCTTGACCGCCGGCACGAACATGCCGGCTGCCAGCGCCAGCGCCGCCGCGCCCACCAGCGCCAGCAACTGGTGCTGCCGGCGCCTGCGCAACTGGTGCGCCAGCCCCACCACCAGGCACACCAGCACGATGAGCCAGGCGGTGCGCGAATACAGCACCCACAGCAGCGCCGCCACGCTGCCCAGGGTCAGCAGCGTCATCACGCCGCGCTGGCGGGCCGACAGCACCGGCATCAGCAGCAGCCCGCTGACGGCCGCCAGCGCCATCAGCAGCGCGTTGGCCAGCGACTTGTTGCCGCCGTAGGTGACCGTGCTTTCCCACAGCTTGCTCGGCGGCAGGCCGATGGTCTTGTGCAGCGCGATCAGCACCAGGCTGGCGGTCAGCCCCATCACGAAGCCGCGCATGGCCCACAACGCCTCGTCGCGCGACAGTGCCAGCACCAGCGCCAGCGTCAGCACGATGCGCAGGGCGTGAAAGGCGTTGGACGCTGTTTCAGGGTAGTGCGGCCCCAGCGCCAGCACCAGCGCGGTCCAGCCCAGGAAGAACCAGGCCGGCCACCAGTTGGGTGACTGGCGCAGGCGCGCCAGCCGCTGCCGCCAGCCGCCCTGCACCAGCAGGGCCACGGCCAGCAGCACGAAAGCGGTGTAGTTCAGCCCGATCGGAAAGAACGTCGCGAATCCCCAGAACAGGGCGACCCAGCGGACCACGGGGAACGACAGCATGGCGGGCGATTGTAGGGGGCCGGGGTGTTGCCAACTGTATCGGCGCGGCCGCCGCCCGCCGCCGGGCCGGCCAAAAAACAAGGCCGCCCACGGGGGCGGCCTTGCATCTGCCACCAGCGGGACGCGCCACTTGAGGGTGTGGCCACATGTCCGCGGGCGCGATGTGCGTGTGACAGCAATAGTGGGTGGACTATACAAAGCCCCCCCGGCTTCCCGCATCCCCCGATTCGCGGGTATTGCCCTTGCCCCGCGTCAGCTGCGGCGGGTGGGCAGCCGCAGGGTGAAGCAGGCGCCGCCGCCTTCGCGGTTGTCGCAGGTCGCGCTGCCGCCATGCCGCTCGGCGATGGAGCGCACCAGCGCCAGGCCCAGGCCGACGCCGCCCTCGCGCTCGCTGGCGCCGGGCAGGCGGTAGAAGGGCTCGAAGATGCGTTCGCGCTGGCCCGGCGGCACGCCGGGGCCGCGGTCGAGCACCTGCAGCACGGCCTGATCGCCCTGCAGCGCCAACCGCGCCTCGACCTCGCCCGTGCGCCCGGTGCGCTGGCCGTGGCGGCTGGCGTTTTCGAGCAGGTTGCGCACGGCGCGCCGCAGCAGCTTGACCACGCCCGGCACCACCACCTCGGCCGTGCCCTCGGGCACGTCCAGCGTGGCGCCGACGCGCGCGCTTTCCTCGGCCACCAGGCCGATCAGGTCGACCGGCTCGACGGTGCCCATGTCGGCCTCGCGTGCGTCCAGCCGGCTGGCCAGCAGGATTTCGTCCACCAGCTGGTCCAGCTCGGCAATGTTGCGCTGGATTTCGGCGCGCGCGGTCGGCGAGCCCTGTGCGCCGGCCAGTTCCACCGCCATGCGGATGCGCGCCAGCGGCGAGCGCAATTCGTGCGAGGCGTTGGCCAGCAGCGATTTTTGCGACTGCAGCAGCGCGGCCTGTGAGTCCATCAGGTGCTGCACGCGCTCGGCGGCGGCGTTGAAGCGGCGCGACAGGTCGGCCACCTCGTCCTGACCGCCTTCAGGCAGCCGCACCGACAGGTCGCCCTCGCCCCAGCGCTGCACGCCGCGCTGCAGGCCTTCCAGCCGCTGCGTCAGCCGCCGCGCGACCGGGAACACGCCGATCATCACCACCAGCCCGGCCAGCCCCAGCACCCACCAAAAGCCGTAGGGCGGCCGCAGCCAGCCCCACGGCGGTTCGCGGCGCGGACCGCGCCGACCACCGGCGCGCGGCGCCATCTGCAGCGTGATCTGCTGGCCGTCGCGCAGGCTCAGGTTGATTTCGGGCGGCTGGCCCGGCTCGCGCCGCCATTGCGCCATGGCGCCGTCGATCTCCTCGCCCGCGGCGTTGCGCACCACCAGCGCACGCGGGCCACCCCCGGCAGGCTGGTTGCGTTCGCGCTCCTGTTCGGTCAGGTGCCAGGCCCAGCCGACCAGCACGCTCAGCACCAGCACACTGCCGGCCACGGCCAGCCAGATGCGCAGGTAGAGCTTGCGGGCCAGGGGTGTGCTCATCAATCGATCGCTATCATTAAAATAGCTGTCAGCGCTTTCAGGACAAGCGCTGCAGCCTCATTTCATTAAAAATCACGCGGGACGGCCGCAGAGCAGGCCGTTCGGGAACGCCGCGCTCGGGTGCCCGCGAGCGCCAGCGTTGTCCCCCTCTGGCGGAAGGCGCGCCAGCGCCACACGGGGAGCCTACTCCTGGTGCTTGGCAAACACATAACCGACGCCACGCACCGTCAGGATGCGCTTGGGGTTCTTCACGTCGGCCTCGATGGCGGCGCGGATGCGGCCCATGTGCACGTCGATGGAGCGGTCGAACGCCTCCAGTTCGCGCCCGCGCACGGCTTCCATGATCTGGTCGCGCGTCAGCACGCGACCGGCGCGCTCGGCCAGCGTCACCAGCAGGTCGAACTGGTAGCTGGTCAGCTCGGCCGGCTCGCCGTTCACGGTGACGGTGCGCGCGTCGCGGTCGATTTCCAGCGCGCCGAAGCGCATCAGCTTGTGCTCGGGCACCGCGCCGCCCTGGTGGCGGCGCAGCACGGCGCGGATGCGCGCCAGCAGCTCGCGCGGCTCGAAGGGCTTGGGCAGGTAGTCGTCGGCGCCAATTTCCAGGCCCACGATGCGGTCCATCGGGTCGCCCTTGGCGGTCAGCATCAGCACCGGCACACGCGCGGCGTCGCCCGGCAGCGCGCGGATGCGGCGGCACACTTCCAGCCCATCGACGTCGGGCAGCATCAGGTCAAGCACGACCAGGTCGACCGGCCGGTCCTGCAGCGCGGCCAGGCCCGAGGCGCCGTCGGGCATGTGCGTGACGGCGAAGCCGGACTGCGTCAGGTATTCGCCCACCATGGCCGCCAGGCGGGCGTCGTCTTCGATCATCAGCAGCTGGTGTGTGCTCATGGGCTCCTTTCAGCGGGCCGGGGCGCACAGGCCCCGCACGACCCGACATGATGGTGCACGCACGCAGGCCTGGCTTGAACGGGGGGTAAAGATAGGTAAACCCGCCGTGCGCCGCACGCTGTTTACTACGTTAATCATAGCTGCCTGCGCTTTCTGGGCAAGCGCTGCAGCCATTTTTAACCTGAACCCTTGCGCTGCGCGCGCGCCGCCAGCGCCACCAGCAGCAGCACCGGCAGGCCCAGCAGCGCCGTGCTGGTAAAGAAGTTGGCGTAGCCGAAGGCGTTGACGTAGTCGCCCGAAAAACCGGCGATGAACTTCGGCAGCATCAGCATCAGCGACGAGAACAGCGCGTATTGCGTGGCCGAATAACTGATGTTGGTCAGGCTGCTGAGATACCCCACGAACGCCGCCGACGCGATGCCGCTGGCCAGGTTGTCGGCCGACACCACGGCGATCAGCGCCGGCAGGCTGTGCCCGTAGCCGGCCAGCCAGGCAAACAGCAGGTTGCTGGCGGCGCTCAGCACCGCGCCCAGCATCAGGATGCGCATGACGCCAAAGCGCAGCGCCAGGCTGCCGCCCACGAAGGCGCCCACCAGCGTCATGATGACGCCGTAGATTTTGGTCACCGCGGCCACCTCGTCCTTGGTGTAGCCCATGTCCACATAGAACGGGTTGGCCATGATGCCCATCACCACGTCGCTGATGCGGTAGATGGCGATCAGCGCCAGGATCAGCGCCGCCTGCCACTGGTAGCGCCGGAAGAAGTCGGCAAACGGCTCGATAAGCGCCGAGTGCACCCATTCGCCCGCGCTGCGCGCGCGCGCCAGCGGGCGCTGCGCGGGCTCGGGCGACAGCAGCACCGTCAGCACGCCCACCGCCATCGACGCCGCCATCACCCCATAGGCCAGCTGCCACGCCGCGTGGTCGTAACCCGCCGCTTGCCCTTGAGCGCGCGCCGCCAGCCACAGCACGCCCGCGCCGGCCCAGATCATGGCCAGGCGGTAACCCGTCTGGTAGGTGGCCGCCAGCGCCGGCTGCTGCTGCGTAGGCGCCGATTCAATGCGGTAGGCGTCCAGCGCGATGTCCTGCGTGGCCGACGCGAAGGCCACCGCCAGCGCGCACCACACCACCGCCGTCAGCGACACGCGCGGATCGGCCAGCGCCATGCCCACCAGCCCCGCCGCCACGCCCAGCTGGGCCAGCAGCAGCCAGCTGCGCCGCCGGCCCAGCCAGCGCGTCAGGCCCGGCAGCGGCAGGCGGTCCACCAGCGGCGCCCACACCCACTTGAAGCCGTAGGCCAGGCCGACCCAGCTCAGGTGGCCGATGGTGCCGCGGTCAACGCCCGCTTCGCGCAATCGAAACGATAGCGTCCCCAGCACCAGCAGCAAGGGCAGGCCGGCCGAAAAGCCCAGCGCCAGCATGCGCAGGCTGGCCGGCTGCAGATAGATGCGCAGGCTGTCGAGCCAGCCGTGCGGGCGCGCCGCCGCGTCAGCCACGCTGCGGCTCCGCCCGCGCCCTTGCGGCGGCGCATCGCGCGTGCGCCAGGCGCACCGTGTGGTCGAACGTCATTGGCTGCATTATTGACGCGCCGCCGCCCTGCGCCGGCGCCCGAAGCACATGCCGCGCCGTTCCGCGCCGGTCCGTGGGCGGTGCGTCACAAAAAAATGGGTCGCATTTGGTTGGCGCCGACACGCAGCCGACGCACAATGCGGCATCGACCTTTTCACCTGCCCAGGGTATGACGCCGTCCGCAGACCCCGCCGACACTGGCCCTCCGGGCGCTTTGACCGACGAAGCGCTGTTCGCGGACTTGCCGCGCCGACAGAAGGTGGTGTTGGTGATGGACCTGGTGGAATCCGTGCGCCTGATGGCCGCCAACGAGGCGGCGGTGGTGCAGCGCTGGCACGCTTTTGTTCAGCACGCGCGCGGCCACGTGCTGCCCCGCCACCACGGCCGCCACGTCAAGAGCCTGGGTGATGGGCTGCTGGCGGAATTTGATTCGGCGCCGGAGGCGGTGCGGGCGGCGCATGAGCTGCACCACTTCTTCGACGACACCAACGCCGCCTTGCCGCCCGAGCAGCGCTTTCACTTGCGCGCTGGCCTGAACGCGGCGCAGATCTACATCGACAGCGTGGACGTGTACGGCGCTGGCGTCAACCTGGCCGCGCGCGTGGCCAGCCTGGCCGGCCCGGGCGAAACCATCGTCACCACCGAAGTGCGCGACGACCTGACCGACGGGTTGGACGGCGAGCTGCGCGACATGGGCGAGTGCTACCTCAAGCACGTGCCCGAGCCGATTCGCGTGTGGCGCGTGGGCGATGCCGGCGCGCAGCCGCTGCTCACGCCGGCATCCGAGCAGCCCGGTACGCTGCTGCCCGGCATTGCCGTGATTCCCTTTGCCGCGCGCAGCAACACGCCCGAACACTTTGCCGTGGGTGAACTGGTGGCCGACGCCGTCATCAGCCTGCTGGGCCGCTCGCCACACCTGCGCGTCATCTCGCGCCTGTCGTGCTCGGCCTTTCGCCAGCGCGACGCGGCGCTGGGCGAGGTCAGCCAGCGGTTGGGCGCGCAGTTCGTGCTGTCGGGCAGCTACGTGGTGTTTGGCAGCGCGGGTGGCGGCAAGCTGCTCATCACGGCCGAGCTGTGCGACGCGCGCTCGGGCCGACTGGTGTGGACAGAGCGCTTCAACGCCGAAGTGGGCGATCTGCTGCAGGCCGAATCGGAATGCGCGCACCGCATTGCGCTGGCTGCGTCCAGCGCCATCCTGAATGCCGAGACCGACAAGGCGCGGGTACAGCCGGTGGCCACGCTCTCAGCCTATTCACTGCAGCTGAGCGCCATCAACCTCATGCACCGTTCGCCGGTGGCCGATTTCGAGAAGGGCCGCGAGTTGCTGCTGGCGTTGGGCGAGCGCCAGCCCCGCGCATCCGAAGTGCGCGCCTGGCTGGCCAAATGGCACGTGCTGCGCGTGATCCGCGGCATCAGCGCCAACCCGGCCGACGACGCGCGACATGCGATGGACGCCTGCCGCCAGGCGCTCGACCTGGCGCCCGAGAACCCGCTGGCGCTGGCGGTGCGGGGGTATGCGCTGAGCCAGGTGATGGGGGATCAGGAGGGGGCGCGTCGGGATATTGACCATGCGCTCGCACTGGCCCCCAACGAGCTTCATGGATGGCTTTACCGGAGCGTCTGGTCCTCGCATATCGGAAACGCGGCAGACGCGGTAAAGGATGCGTTGAAGGCCAAGACGCTTTCGCCACTCGATCCGCACGCCTACTTTATTGAGACAGTGCTGGCGAGCTGTTATGCGGCTAACCGCGAGCACGACATGGCAATCCGACATGCCACTGACTCGCTGCGGCTGGACGCTGCGCATGTTCCGACGCTGCGGTCGCTGCTCTATGCCCAATGGGAACGCGGTCGCACCGCGGAGGCGCGAGCCACCCTGAGTCAGTTGCAGCTGCTAATGCCCGGTCTCACGATTGCCGGGTATCAATCCATGGGGAGCGCGCTCAGTCCCATCAGACAACGCGTTGTTGCAGCGTTGCGCGGGCTCGGCGTGCCAGAAACAAGCCACTAGGTGTCTAAGGAGAAGTGCGATGATTTTCAAGATGGAGAGTCTGGCCGGAGGTTCGGCAGGAGGTTCAGCCGGCGGGTCCGCTGGTGGATCAGCAGGCGGGTCTGCGGGAGGTTCGGCCGGCGCCTCTTTTGACTCAATCGGCTCTCACGAAGCCCTCATCCGCAACCGCGCCGCCCTCGCCAACCCCGCCGACACCACGGCCTACACCACGCCGCTGTGGACCGACTTCATCGCGCCCGGCACCCCGCCCACCGAAAGCTGCGCCCAGCGGCTGGCGCGCTGGGACGGCTGGGTCATCCCCTACATCGTGCTGCCGGGCGTGCTGGCCGGCCTGCGCGTGCAGGCGGCGCCGGATCGATCTAGCTGCGCGCTGCTCGTCGGCACGCAGGCCACGCGCACGCTGCGCATCGACCGGCCCAGCGCCGACCTGTTCAAGGCGCAACTGGCCGACGTGATTGCCGATGTGGAACTGCGCGAAGACCGCGCGCCCGAAATCCTGATGCAGACGCAGAACACGCTGGCCTTTTTCGCCACCGTGCTGCCCGTCACCGACGCGCGCACACCGGCCACGCTGCGGCTGCTGCACATCGCCAATCAGCTAGCGCTGTTTACCGAGATGCAGATGAAGCACATCTTCGCCTGCGCGCGGCCGGTGGAGTATTCGCCGCAAGTGCAGCCCATGATCACCACGCCCGGCCACGGCACCTATCCCATGGGCCACGGCTGCGAGGCGCGGGTGACGGCGCGCCTGCTGGCTGCGCTGACCCTGCCGGTGGGCGGCGCCAACCCGACGTGGGACAGCCTCAACCATCAGTTGGACCGGCTGGCCGAGCGCATTGCCGAAAACCGCATCGTGGCGGGCGTTCATTTCCGCGTGGACCAGGGCGCGGGCGACGCACTGGGCAAGGCGCTGGCCGACTACCTGGAGGCTTTTGCGCAGGGCGCCACCAATGCCAACGTGCCGCAGCGCGTGTTCGACCCTGAGCCGCCCGCTGCCTCGATGGATGCCGAAGCGGCGTTACCCAAGGTCGCCATCACCCTGCCCCCGGCCGCTGAACGTTGCGAACTGCTGCGCATCTGGGCGCAGGCGCGGCAGGAATGGCGGTGGCTCAACAACGAGCCGCTGCCCCAGCCATGAACCCGCCCGCCGCCCCGGCGCTGCCCCCGGCGGTGCAGGCCAAGATGGACCCCTACCTGCTGGGCGCGCTGCTCAGCCAGTTCGCCCATTACGACGACCACGCCGACGGCGGCAGCACGCCGCTGGTGTCGGTGGGTTTCACGGTCGCGCTGCCCGCCGGCGATGCGGAGGCCAGCAGCGTGCAGGCCACGCTGACCGGCTGGTTGGCCGAGCATCCCGGCACCCGCATCACCGAGGCCCACCTGCGCCCGCTGGCGCACGGCGCGCGCACCGCCTATGTAACCGCCGATGTGACACCGGCGCTGCTGGTCCTGCTGGGCAGCGCGCCATGGGTGACCGAAGTGCAACTGTGCGCCGACCCACTGCCGCGCCGGCCGCTGGCGCCGCGCGCCGCCACACCGCCATCGGCGCCCGCCGCGCCACTGCGCACGGCCAACCCCAAAATTCTGGCCACCATCGACCACGGCTGTGCTTTTGCGCACCACTTGCTGCAAAACGCCGGCGGCACGCGCGTGTGGGCGCTGTGGGACCAGGACCCGCGGCCCGACTTCGACCCCGCGCAGGGCACCACACCCATCGGCTACGGCTATGGCCGCCAGGTGGGGCGCGACGTGCTGAACGCCTGCATCGCGCCGCAGCCGCCGGTGCCGGGCTGGAACGAAGACCGCTGCTACGCGCGTGCGCGCTACGGCGCGGTGCAAAGCCGCATGACGCACGGCACGTGGGTCACGGGCCTGCTGGCCAGTGCCCTGCAGACGCCCAGCCTGACGTCCAGCGGACACGCCGAGCCGTACGCGGCCGCCGCCGATGCCGACCTGATCTTCGTGCAGTTGCCGCGCGCCATTCCGCTGGCGCCGGGGCTGGGCAGCATCGACCGAACGGTGCTCGACGGGCTGCGCTACATCGCTGACTGCGCGCCCGATGATGCCGAAATCGCGGTGGTGATCGATTACGGCACTGACATGGGTCCGCATGATGGGAGTTCGTGGTTCGAACGCGCGCTGGACGCGCTGACCGAAGACCTGCGCGCGCGCCGCAACGTGCAGTTGAACGTGTTCTACGCCGCTGGCAACGCCCACGACGCGCGGCGCCACGCGGTGATCTGGGGCGAACCCGCGCCATCGGCCACAGCACCCATTCAGCCCACCGCCACCGGGCAACCCGCCGCCACTCTGCCCTGGTGGCTGCCCATGGGCAACGCCGCCCCGGTGGCGATGGAGCTGTGGTTTGCTGAAAGCGCGCCGCCCTGCCGCCTGAGCCTGCAGCCGCCGGGCGGCGGCGCGCCGCTAGAGATCGACCTGTCGCAAGACTGGCTGGGCGCGCCGCCGAGGTTGCTGCCGGCGCAGTGCGTGGTGGTCAGCCAGCGCCGGCGCGGGGCCGTAGCGGGCACGTGGCAACGACAAGTGCTGATCGAAGTGGGTCCCACGCAGGGGCCCGACGCCGCCGGCAGCGCGCCCGCCGCGCCAGCGGGCGTGTGGCGCATCACCCTCATGCCCCAAGCGGGCCAGCGCGTGCAGCCGGTGCACGCCTACACCTGCTGGGGCGGCCAGAACCCCGGCGTTCCGCAGCGCGCGCAGGCCACGCGCTTCGTCGCGCCGCCCGATGGTGTGAAGCAGACCGGGCCGGTGGAGGTGACGGGCAGCGGCAGCGTTCTCGGTTCGGGCTGCGGCAGTTCCAACCTGGTGTGGATGGCCGGCGGTTATGAGCGTTGGGGCAAGCACTTGCGCTCACGCTATTCGAGCGGGGGCGGCGTGCGCGGCGGCAAGCGCGCTGTGCCGCTGGGCGTGCCGCCGCACCTGGGCGCGGACTGGCTGGCGCCCACCGAGCAGTCCAGTGCGCTGCCGGGCCTGCTGTTGCTGGGTACGCGCAGCGCCAGCCGTTCACGCGGACGCGGCACCAGCTTTGCCGCGCCCCAGGCCGCGCGCCAATGGCTGGCCGGTACGCTGACCACCCAGCCACCGCCCGCGCAACCGCAGCCCGGCCCTTACTCCGTGCAGCGGCTGCGCGACGAATACGACGAGCCGCGCATCGTCTGATCGTGGCGATTCATGAGTCAAAACAGCTTCCAGCGCTGACCCATCAAGCGCGAACAGCTATCGTAAACGTAGCAATCACCACCGCGCCGGCAACGGCTTCAGCAGCACGAGCCGGCGTTCTTGCGTGGCAAGGTAGCCGCCGGTTTCCAGGTCTTTCAGCAGGCGGCTGACCATCTCGCGCGAGCAGGCCAGATGGCTGGCGATCTGCTGGTGGGTCAGGCGTTCGGTGACGGTGCGCTGGCCTTGCGCGTCCGGTGCCGTGGCCAGCTGGTCAAGCAGGCGCGTCAGCCGGCCGTAGACGTCGATCAGGGCCACGCTGCGCGCGTTGTCGGTGGCCAGGCGCGCGCGGCGGATCAGGCGCGCCATCAGCTCCAGCGCAAAGCCGGGCTGCTCGGCGATGTAGGTCAGCAACACGTCGCGCGCCACCACGGCGCACACCGTGGGTTCGCACGTTTCCACGCTGGCCGAGCGCGGGCCGCCGTCGAGTGACATTTCGCCCACGTATTCGCCCGGGCCGTACAGGCCGAGTGTCAACTCCTTGCCGCTGGCATCGGCCACGAAGGCGCGCAGGCGCCCCGATCGGACGATGTACAGCGTGTCGCCGCGCTCGCCCTCTTGAATGATCAGCGTGCCGCGCCGGTAATGGCGCTGCATCCCGCGCTCTGCCAGCGCCTCGACGTGCGCGGACGGGGCGTCCAGCGCGGGCAGGCCGGTGGAGTGTGGAGTGTGCGGGCCATCAGGCGCGGGCGGCATGTCCCATCATACAAACTGGAATTGCGACGACACCGGCCGGCGCGGAAAACAGGCTTCGCCCCGCAGCGCGGGCACCACGGGCGGCAGTGCCAGCACGCGCTGCACCAGTTGCCGGATGCCATGCGCGCCGGTCTTGTCGCGCAGCGAGCGCAC
It includes:
- a CDS encoding adenylate/guanylate cyclase domain-containing protein — its product is MTPSADPADTGPPGALTDEALFADLPRRQKVVLVMDLVESVRLMAANEAAVVQRWHAFVQHARGHVLPRHHGRHVKSLGDGLLAEFDSAPEAVRAAHELHHFFDDTNAALPPEQRFHLRAGLNAAQIYIDSVDVYGAGVNLAARVASLAGPGETIVTTEVRDDLTDGLDGELRDMGECYLKHVPEPIRVWRVGDAGAQPLLTPASEQPGTLLPGIAVIPFAARSNTPEHFAVGELVADAVISLLGRSPHLRVISRLSCSAFRQRDAALGEVSQRLGAQFVLSGSYVVFGSAGGGKLLITAELCDARSGRLVWTERFNAEVGDLLQAESECAHRIALAASSAILNAETDKARVQPVATLSAYSLQLSAINLMHRSPVADFEKGRELLLALGERQPRASEVRAWLAKWHVLRVIRGISANPADDARHAMDACRQALDLAPENPLALAVRGYALSQVMGDQEGARRDIDHALALAPNELHGWLYRSVWSSHIGNAADAVKDALKAKTLSPLDPHAYFIETVLASCYAANREHDMAIRHATDSLRLDAAHVPTLRSLLYAQWERGRTAEARATLSQLQLLMPGLTIAGYQSMGSALSPIRQRVVAALRGLGVPETSH
- a CDS encoding Crp/Fnr family transcriptional regulator; protein product: MPPAPDGPHTPHSTGLPALDAPSAHVEALAERGMQRHYRRGTLIIQEGERGDTLYIVRSGRLRAFVADASGKELTLGLYGPGEYVGEMSLDGGPRSASVETCEPTVCAVVARDVLLTYIAEQPGFALELMARLIRRARLATDNARSVALIDVYGRLTRLLDQLATAPDAQGQRTVTERLTHQQIASHLACSREMVSRLLKDLETGGYLATQERRLVLLKPLPARW